TTGTATTGTTGTACACCAACAATAACCACTAATGAAAAACACGCCGCCATTGCTACTTGGCTAAATTGAGTTAACCAACTTGGCATTGTTTTCTTTGCCTCTGAAGGCGTTGGTTGTGATGGAATAAACGCCGTCACATTATCATTCATTTGATGAGCGGCCTCATCTTCAAGAGCAAGAGCGACATTAGCAGCAATATTCCATTCTTTGCTACTTGGTGCGTCCCCTCTCATTACATCACCAATTAAGTGATAGTTTGCCCATGTTTCTGCATTGCTTGTTTCTGATAACGAAGCGATAAACGCATTGTCCATTTCTTCATTATCAATAAAAGCAGAAATTTTTGCTTTATCAGTCATTGTCTTCACCGTTTGACCGTTGGAAATCATTAACGCTGCATTAGCGGTTGAATTTTCTTCTCGACGACTTCACGAGCTCGGAAAATACGAGAACGAACCGTACCAACCGGACACTCCATTATCGCAGCAATATCTTCATAACTTAGCCCTTCTAGCTCTCGTAATGTTATTGCTGTTTTTAAATCTTCAGGTAACGCATCGATCGTCGAAAATACAATTTGTCGTAACTCTTCAGACAACGATAAATTCTCAGGGTTCGTAATTTCTTTTAATGCACTCGCCCCTTCATAATATTCGGCATCTTCGGCATCAACATCAAATGCTGGAGGCCTTCTTCCCTGAGCAACTAAATAATTTTTTGCTGTATTGACCGCTATCCGATAAAGCCAAGTATAAAACGCACTATCACCTCGGAACGTTGGTAACGCTCGGTAGGCCTTAATGAACGCTTCTTGAGCTACATCAGGAACATCACCACTATTTTTTACGTAACGAGCGACAAGATTACAGACTTTATTTTGGTACTTAATCACCAAATGATTAAAAGCTTGCTTGTCGCCTCTTTGAACTCGCTCAATCAATACCTGATCGGTTAACTGCTCACTCATTGGAGCGGGTACTCCCATGTTATTATTCTTAAATGCGCATTAAGTTTATATAACGTAATAGCTTCAATCTGCTATACCACGATTAACTTGAGCACTATGTATGAGTTTCTAAATGTTAGAAAGTTCCTTTATTATGACATTTTTTACACATTTAATATATTAAGAGCACCTAACTCCCTACCGATTCTTGGCTTCACAGCAATAAAATACGATAACTTCCTCCTAATTTTATTCTTGATAATTAAGATTCCACTCAAAATGTGACGCAACCGGATAGATTCTGGTAAAATGCTCTGATAATCACAGGATAATGATGAATATATGAACATAACCAATGAACACAGTTGTGACGTCTTAGTCATAGGTAGTGGTGCTGCTGGTCTTTCACTTGCACTTAGAGTCGCACCACATGGAAAGGTGATCGTTTTAAGTAAGGGCCCACGTAATGAAGGGTCTACCTACTACGCTCAAGGTGGCATTGCTGCCGTATTTGATGAAAGTGATACTATAGAATCTCATGTCGATGACACCTTAATTGCAGGCGCTCATATTTGCGATAAAGACGTTGTTACCTTCATTGCAGAAAATGCTAAGCATTGTGTTCAATGGTTAATTGATGGCGGTGTTCCTTTTGATCATGATGATGAAAAAGAAACCGACATATCTCACCCGAGGTTCCATTTAACTCGAGAAGGTGGCCATAGTCATCGTCGCATTCTTCACGCGGCAGATGCAACGGGTAAAGCAATGCAAACGTCGTTGCAAGATAACGTCGTTAATCACCCTAACATTACAATTTTTGAACGTCATAACGCATTAGATTTAATTACTGAAGACAAAATAGGCGGTGACATTGATAAAGTCGTCGGTGCTTATATTTGGAACCGTGACGCTGAACATGTCGAAACCGTTCGTGCCAAATTTGTGGTTATAGCCACTGGTGGTGCTTCTAAAGTTTATCAATATACGTCGAATCCTGACGTCTCTTCTGGTGATGGCATTGCAATGGCTTGGCGTGCGGGGTGCCGTGTCGCGAATTTAGAATTTAATCAATTTCATCCAACGTGCCTATTTCATCCAGATGCCCGTAATTTTTTAATGTCTGAAGCATTACGTGGTGAAGGCGCTTACTTACGTCGTCCTGATGGATCTCGTTTCATGTTGGATTTCGATGAGCGTGCTGAACTCGCTCCTCGTGATGTAGTTGCCCGAGCTATCGATTTTGAAATGAAACGTTTAGGTGCAGATTGCATGTATTTAGACATTAGCCACAAGCCAGAAGATTTCATTCATCATCATTTCCCTACCATTAATGAAAAATTGCTTTCGTTTGGTATTGATATGACAAAAGAACCCATTCCTATCGTTCCAGCGGCACACTATACCTGTGGTGGCGTAATGGTTGATAAGCAGGGCCAAACAGACATTGATGGCTTGTTTGCTATCGGTGAAGTAAGTTATACCGGACTTCATGGTGCCAATCGCCTAGCATCTAATTCATTATTAGAATGTGTTGTTTATGCTTGGTCTGCCGCTGAATGCATAATTAAAGAAATGGATAAGCGAGAGCTTCCGCCATCATTGCCAGCATGGGATGAAAGCCAAGTTGAATGTTCAGATGAAGAAGTCGTGATTCAACATAACTGGCATGAATTACGCTTGTTTATGTGGGATTACATGGGAATTGTACGTACCGACAAACGTTTAGAACGAGCGCTTCGTCGCATCCAATTGCTAAAGCAAGAAACGCATGATTATTACAGTAACTTCCGAGTCTCTAATAACCTCATTGAATTACGTAACTTACTCGATGTCTCTGAACTCATGATTCGTTGTGCTATGGAGCGAAAAGAAAGTTGTGGCTTACATTACACCCTTGATTATCCTGAAGCCTTAGAAGAATCAGGCCCAACGATTTTAATACCAACGCGTGATTAATATCTAAGTAAAACGATCAATAAAAGCCCTATATAGAATCTTATCTATGTAGGGCTTTTTAATTTTATCGCATTACTAAAAAATAGATTTACCAGATAATTACCTGTGCCGCATCATGATAGATAGCTCATTAAAAAAAGAAGATCGACAACTGTCTTTTAATAAATACATCGTACGATGGTCATATAAGTTATGGCATTTAATAATGATTAACGACCGACTGACCCATAGAGAATGACTGACAATCCAATCTCGATCATCATCCGACTCTTTATTAACAAAGTTATACATACCTTGTTGAGTAAGTAACGCATGGTAAGCCAATTTACTCTGTTGATAGAGGAAATAAAAAAGAAAAGGAATAAGAGGAAAAGGGATTATATTTAACAATAATACCGCCCACCCTATACAGAAAAAACTGCCATAAAGACAAAGATAGGCGATATATGAAAAGGTAAGGTTTACCCTAACGGAGTTTGCTGTGATTATGCGCAACAATTTTATCTATCATAGAAGCATGAGCTAAATTATCACTGCGGCCATGTCCCATGATCCAAGTAAATAAATCTGGGTCATCACTTTCAAGTAAAGAAACGAAACCTTGTTGCTCAGCTTCTGTTAGTTCTTCAAAGCATTCATCAAAAAATGGCATGATAACCACATCTAATTCCAACATGCCACGACGGCAAGCCCACTTAACTCGAGCTTTTTCTTCGACACTGTACATACAGTTCCCTAACTAAAATAGAAATAACTGGTCTGATTTTATCAGTCAATCCCGATGACAACCATGATCAAAAGTAACAAGATGAAGAAGATGAGACATCAAACTGATGTTTCTTTTACTGACATTTAAAATCTAGGCATTTACTATAAAGAGAATTACTCAACAAAATAAGAATTTAATGATGAGCACATTGTTTCCAAAACTATCAATTAAAAAAGAAGACACATTACCTGCGCTTGCTATTTCAGAGCTTAATGATTGGGCTTTGATCACAATGATCGGTAATGATAAAAAGTCCTACCTTCAGGGACAAGTAACCGCTGATGTAGTAACTCTCCCACAGGATGACATTACCTTTGGTGGCCATTGTGATGCAAAAGGTAAATTATGGAGTATTTTCCAACTGTTCAACCATAACGATGGTTATGCTTTATTTCAGCGAAGAAGTGCCATTGAAACAGAACTCACTGAAATAAAAAAATACTCTGTATTTTCTAAAGTTGATATCGCGGTTGGTGATGACGTTTTATTGGGGATTAGCGGTAAAAAGGCAACAGATTGGGTAAACAAACACACAACAACTGACGCGAATGTTCGTGCTTGCGAGCTTGGAACGTTTGCTAAAATAAGTGAAACTCAATGGTTACTCGTCACCACACCAGAACACAAAAAAAATATAATAAACCAAGAAAGTAACACGGTGCTATGTGACGAATCATTATGGTCATTACACACAATTCAACATGGTTTACCTCAGCTAGATAATGCATTAAGTAACGCTCACATTCCACAAGCCATGAATTTACAAGCTGTCGGTGGTATCAGCTTTGCTAAAGGTTGCTACACAGGACAAGAAACCGTTGCTCGAGCAAAATATCGAGGCATTAATAAACGAGCAATGTACCTATTATCAGGTCAATCCAATTCAATACCTGTCGCAGGTGATGCAATTGAACGTAGTGTGGGTGAAAACTGGCGAAAAGGAGGCACTATCGTATCGGCTTACCGTTTTGAAGATGGTTATACGTTAGCACTTGCTATTTTACCTAACGACCTAGAGGAAGGTACCCAGTTCAAACTCCAAGATTCAATTTGGAACAAAGGCAATCAACCTTACTCATTAGATGAAGAGTAAATTAAATCACTCATACTTTGCGTTTCAATAATGAGTATTTAATACATAGTTACATTGCTACTTTGAAGTAACCTGCATAAATCAAGACACAAGAATGAATTGTTATTTATTTATTGTGAATAAGTAGCAATTTAATTGCAAGTTAGTTATCTTATCTGTGTTCTTTTATTACAAAAGAATACATAAATTGTTTAACTCCAAACAATTTATTCCAACGGCCTATAAATGTTGGAAATGCATCTGTGACTGTTTGCCCGAAAAACATTTCGGGCTTTTTTTTGACATTATTTTGTTAGCAGTTGTTAATTCTGAATATAGATCAAATTTCAATACATTAACTTGACCATTTTGCGCTTACCATCACCATATTCTAACTCTGTAATACTCATGTCATCTTTACTGTCTTATAATTTAGGCCTAGCACGAGATTTAATTAGTATTAATCACCTAAGGATAACGTGATGCGATTTTTTAAGCACTATGCACCAAGCATGATTGCTAAACATATTAGTCGACTATTTAACGGACGGATTCATATTCATGGCATTGGCGAATTTAGATTTGAAGAGGGCCGCTTGATTGTCCCAACTCAAGCAGAGCGTGTGCATTATCGTATGATAAAAGAAATAAATGTTGAGGTTAATCGCTTGAGAATGGCCTATTAATACAGAATCATTAAACGTAAAAAATCAAGAATTGAACACTAAAAAAGGTAGCCATGAGCTACCTTTTTACTGTCTACTTAATGGGATTATTTTGCTATTTTTGGTAAATGCCCCGATAATCCTAATGCTCTTTTTAAACATTCATCTTTTACTGGTGTAAGTTCATTCGTTAATGACATACCAATACCTCTAACCAGTTTTTTTAGTGGATTAGAGCCTGAGAATAACTCTTTAAAACCTTGCATAGACGCTATCATTTGAGCAGCTTCCGTTTTTCTCCATCGCTCAAAACTCCGTAAATTGGTTTTTAAACCAATATCTTTGTTCTCTTGTTGCAACGTCATAATCGTTTCAGCTAATGCCGCTGCATCTGCTAATCCTAAATTGACACCTTGCCCTGCGAGTGGGTGAATCGTATGAGCGGCATCTCCGACTAATACAGCACGCTCTCGGACAAAGTCTTTTGCATAGCGCATTTTTAATGGAAAAGCTTGTCGCTCTCCTTCAACCTTGCAAAGCCCCAATTGATTATCAAACGCCGCCGTTAATTGCTTATTAAACTCATCGCTAGGCATTGATACTAAATTTTCAGCATGTAATGGATCAAGTGACCATACAATAGAGCTTAGATTGGGCTCACTTAACGGAAGGAAAGCAAGTGGGCCTTCAGATCTAAAAATTTGACGAGCTGCTTTATGGTGATCATCAACAGTTCGAACATTGGCTACCAGTGCACTGTGTCCATAATCCCAATGTGTAAGAGGAATATCTAATTGATTACGTAACCATGAATTAGCCCCATCAGCACCAACAACCAACTTAGCCGTTATTCCTTTGCCTGATTCTAAATTAATCCATGCTTCACTTTCGCCAAACATAATACTCGCACAACGCTCAGGAGCGAATAACGTTACGTTATCTTGTTTCGTTATTTTATCGAGTAAAGAAAGTTGAATAACTCGGTTCTCAATAATATGGCCTAAATCTTGTTGGGCGATTTGTGTTGCATCAAAATCAATATGCGCAAAGCTGTCTTGTTCCCATACTTTCATTGAAGTATAAGCCGCCGCTCGTCTTGAGATAATGCCTTCCCAAGCACCAACATTCGTTAAAATATTTTCACTTGCACGACTAATCGCTGAAACACGAACATCAGGTAAAGCAGTTAATTCCGCATCAGGTAAGTGACTTTCTATAATTGCGATTCTTAAACCGCTTTTTTCTAGAGCAGCAGCAACAGTCAAGCCAACCATGCCCCCCCCAATAATCGCAATATCTACACTTTGCATCATAATTATCTATTCACTCGACCCATTGCACGTAATGTTAGGGGTTTTAAAAAAGAACGGAAAATATCAACCGCGTATAAGCTCATATTTCTTCCTACTACCATAGGAAAAACATTATTCGCAAAAATAGAGATTAAACCCGCTGTCATTGTTATGGTTTGTTTTTGATCTGATTGACGTCGTTGCTGATAACGAGAAAGAACAGAATAATCACCGACATCAACATTATCTCTAAAAGCATCAGAAATACATTCAGCCAACGAAAAAACATCTCGAATACCCAAATTAAACCCTTGCCCTGCAATAGGATGCAATGTTTGAGCTGCATTACCAATAGCCGCAAAACGGTGTGACACGTGCTGAGTTTGATGACGTAACCACAATGGATAATGCGCTCGTTTTCCTGCTTTTTTCATTACCCCTAAACGCCAGCCAAACGCGATCTGTAAGTGTGCTAAAAAAGCCTTATCATCAAAAGACGAAATACGTTCTGCTTCTTCTGGGCTTACACACCATACCAGTGAACTACGCCCTTGAGACATTGGAAGTAAGGCGAGTGGCCCATTCTCAGTAAAACGTTCAAATGCCTTACCTTGTGGGTGGCACTCTGTTGTTACATTCGCAATAATGGCTACTTGCTCAAAATTATACTCTTGAGCTTCAATCTGCATACTCTTACACGTTTGAGACTCTGCACCATCAGCCGCAACCACTAATGACGTTGAAATAGCATCTC
The Aliivibrio salmonicida LFI1238 genome window above contains:
- a CDS encoding RseA family anti-sigma factor, giving the protein MTDKAKISAFIDNEEMDNAFIASLSETSNAETWANYHLIGDVMRGDAPSSKEWNIAANVALALEDEAAHQMNDNVTAFIPSQPTPSEAKKTMPSWLTQFSQVAMAACFSLVVIVGVQQYNNDDPNGIPTSGDIQVLDTIPFSGSAEPVSLTRDSLVPKSSNEADVMEQRKRINAMLQDYELQLRLNAHDGSVDRELLEQNSTLAE
- the rpoE gene encoding RNA polymerase sigma factor RpoE; this translates as MSEQLTDQVLIERVQRGDKQAFNHLVIKYQNKVCNLVARYVKNSGDVPDVAQEAFIKAYRALPTFRGDSAFYTWLYRIAVNTAKNYLVAQGRRPPAFDVDAEDAEYYEGASALKEITNPENLSLSEELRQIVFSTIDALPEDLKTAITLRELEGLSYEDIAAIMECPVGTVRSRIFRAREVVEKKIQPLMQR
- the nadB gene encoding L-aspartate oxidase; translation: MNITNEHSCDVLVIGSGAAGLSLALRVAPHGKVIVLSKGPRNEGSTYYAQGGIAAVFDESDTIESHVDDTLIAGAHICDKDVVTFIAENAKHCVQWLIDGGVPFDHDDEKETDISHPRFHLTREGGHSHRRILHAADATGKAMQTSLQDNVVNHPNITIFERHNALDLITEDKIGGDIDKVVGAYIWNRDAEHVETVRAKFVVIATGGASKVYQYTSNPDVSSGDGIAMAWRAGCRVANLEFNQFHPTCLFHPDARNFLMSEALRGEGAYLRRPDGSRFMLDFDERAELAPRDVVARAIDFEMKRLGADCMYLDISHKPEDFIHHHFPTINEKLLSFGIDMTKEPIPIVPAAHYTCGGVMVDKQGQTDIDGLFAIGEVSYTGLHGANRLASNSLLECVVYAWSAAECIIKEMDKRELPPSLPAWDESQVECSDEEVVIQHNWHELRLFMWDYMGIVRTDKRLERALRRIQLLKQETHDYYSNFRVSNNLIELRNLLDVSELMIRCAMERKESCGLHYTLDYPEALEESGPTILIPTRD
- a CDS encoding FAD assembly factor SdhE, yielding MYSVEEKARVKWACRRGMLELDVVIMPFFDECFEELTEAEQQGFVSLLESDDPDLFTWIMGHGRSDNLAHASMIDKIVAHNHSKLR
- the ygfZ gene encoding tRNA-modifying protein YgfZ, producing the protein MMSTLFPKLSIKKEDTLPALAISELNDWALITMIGNDKKSYLQGQVTADVVTLPQDDITFGGHCDAKGKLWSIFQLFNHNDGYALFQRRSAIETELTEIKKYSVFSKVDIAVGDDVLLGISGKKATDWVNKHTTTDANVRACELGTFAKISETQWLLVTTPEHKKNIINQESNTVLCDESLWSLHTIQHGLPQLDNALSNAHIPQAMNLQAVGGISFAKGCYTGQETVARAKYRGINKRAMYLLSGQSNSIPVAGDAIERSVGENWRKGGTIVSAYRFEDGYTLALAILPNDLEEGTQFKLQDSIWNKGNQPYSLDEE
- a CDS encoding DUF1107 domain-containing protein encodes the protein MRFFKHYAPSMIAKHISRLFNGRIHIHGIGEFRFEEGRLIVPTQAERVHYRMIKEINVEVNRLRMAY
- a CDS encoding FAD-dependent 2-octaprenylphenol hydroxylase, yielding MMQSVDIAIIGGGMVGLTVAAALEKSGLRIAIIESHLPDAELTALPDVRVSAISRASENILTNVGAWEGIISRRAAAYTSMKVWEQDSFAHIDFDATQIAQQDLGHIIENRVIQLSLLDKITKQDNVTLFAPERCASIMFGESEAWINLESGKGITAKLVVGADGANSWLRNQLDIPLTHWDYGHSALVANVRTVDDHHKAARQIFRSEGPLAFLPLSEPNLSSIVWSLDPLHAENLVSMPSDEFNKQLTAAFDNQLGLCKVEGERQAFPLKMRYAKDFVRERAVLVGDAAHTIHPLAGQGVNLGLADAAALAETIMTLQQENKDIGLKTNLRSFERWRKTEAAQMIASMQGFKELFSGSNPLKKLVRGIGMSLTNELTPVKDECLKRALGLSGHLPKIAK
- the ubiH gene encoding 2-octaprenyl-6-methoxyphenyl hydroxylase gives rise to the protein MTHYDVVIVGGAMAGATLALALQQMTKGALSIAVIEAFEPNIYKHPGYDSRSIALSSGTTQLLKDVSLWSEIEPVATPIYHIHVSDRHHAGITELTSAELNIDSLGYVVELADVGRFYHQKLLATDNINFICPVTVVNIERLLASSIIHLSNGDAISTSLVVAADGAESQTCKSMQIEAQEYNFEQVAIIANVTTECHPQGKAFERFTENGPLALLPMSQGRSSLVWCVSPEEAERISSFDDKAFLAHLQIAFGWRLGVMKKAGKRAHYPLWLRHQTQHVSHRFAAIGNAAQTLHPIAGQGFNLGIRDVFSLAECISDAFRDNVDVGDYSVLSRYQQRRQSDQKQTITMTAGLISIFANNVFPMVVGRNMSLYAVDIFRSFLKPLTLRAMGRVNR